A genomic window from Cyprinus carpio isolate SPL01 chromosome B9, ASM1834038v1, whole genome shotgun sequence includes:
- the p2ry8 gene encoding P2Y purinoceptor 8, with product MNDSQNSDTKMDNATLAMFDNKLASEIVSAIYVIVTLANLSGNGISLFLLLMRTSPKTPSIIFMINLTLTDLILGTVLPFQIAYQMQGYNWTLGAGMCNVLTVVFFANMYCSILFMTAISADRYLGIVKPMRFKEMRKRKTYAIVACIFIWVLVLVILNPMERTELTYYVKERNITTCFDVLRKDMLPGIAHWAGFLFGLFIILFLCPFIITVFCYINIIFVLVRKTNSQQKSRAVRLACIVLFVYIFCFAPNNILLLAHSIARLYYNKSLYFYYKLSLSLSCINSCLDPFIYYFASKEFRRKLRQMLRLQTLSTGETQMIEGHRESFFSGRTTCNANEDCDNC from the coding sequence ATGAATGACTCACAAAATTCCGACACCAAAATGGACAATGCCACCTTGGCCATGTTTGACAACAAATTGGCCAGTGAAATAGTGTCAGCCATCTATGTCATCGTGACCCTTGCCAACCTGAGTGGTAACGGCATCTCTCTGTTTCTGTTACTGATGCGCACCTCTCCGAAAACCCCCTCTATCATCTTCATGATCAACCTCACCCTCACTGACCTGATACTGGGCACTGTGCTCCCCTTTCAGATCGCGTACCAAATGCAGGGCTACAACTGGACTTTGGGTGCAGGCATGTGCAATGTACTGACGGTGGTTTTCTTTGCCAACATGTACTGCTCCATTTTATTCATGACTGCTATTAGCGCCGACCGCTACCTGGGGATTGTGAAACCGATGCGCTTCAAAGAGATGAGGAAGAGAAAAACATATGCAATTGTTGCCTGTATATTCATATGGGTGCTAGTCCTTGTGATTCTTAACCCGATGGAACGCACAGAACTGACATATTATGTAAAGGAGCGCAATATCACCACATGTTTTGACGTGTTGAGGAAGGACATGCTCCCAGGGATTGCTCACTGGGCGGGCTTCCTTTTTGGCTTGTTCATCATCCTCTTTCTCTGTCCGTTCATCATAACAGTGTTTTGCTACATTAACATCATCTTTGTCCTTGTCAGAAAGACCAATAGTCAACAGAAAAGCCGTGCTGTGCGGTTGGCGTGCATCGTTCTGTTCgtgtacattttttgttttgctccCAATAACATATTACTCTTGGCCCACTCAATTGCAAGGCTGTACTACAACAAGTCTCTCTATTTCTACTATAAACTCTCCCTATCTCTTAGCTGCATTAATAGTTGCCTAgatccatttatttattattttgcatcaaAGGAGTTTCGTCGGAAGCTGAGACAAATGCTGAGGTTGCAGACTCTCAGTACGGGAGAGACTCAAATGATTGAGGGTCATAGAGAAAGCTTTTTCTCTGGACGTACAACGTGCAATGCAAATGAAGACTGTGACAATTGTTaa
- the asmtl gene encoding LOW QUALITY PROTEIN: probable bifunctional dTTP/UTP pyrophosphatase/methyltransferase protein (The sequence of the model RefSeq protein was modified relative to this genomic sequence to represent the inferred CDS: inserted 3 bases in 2 codons), with protein sequence MLLNPVISKLSGKLVVLASASPRRLEILSNAGLRFEVVPSWFKETLDKSLFKSPYDYAVETAKQKALEVAHRMPFKHLKSPDVVIGADTVVTVDGLILEKPTDKQDAYRMLSRLSGKEHSVFTGVAIVLCHDKSGSDTDYKVVDFYEETKVKFAELSEEMLWEYINSGEPMDKAGGYGIQALGGMLVEYVKGDFLNVVGFPLNHFCKQLGLIFNSPPESPAHKVKRESDEAWSLVNSLSEGAANGEVELLENGKDVSQSSMQEQIVIGXECSRQDIPHSXVSLLDGFKASKTLFTASKLKVFDVLNSSNSLTLEEVAGQINASVLGTERLLEAAVSLGLLERVKQQNTSVYRNTEQASRFLVSESPESLNGYILHCNDMVWPLFSHLENAVREGTSQHERAFGKKNEDVFQDAYYSKDEVKIRFMDAMHSIARVTGKDVATAFDLSPYKTACDIGGCTGAMAYEFTKAHPGLSVIVFDLPQVIEMRRHFQPKEADDRVSFVAGDFFKDDLPKADLYILARILHDWSDEKLDVLLSKLSKMCTPGCGLLVSEILLDEERKSPSRALLQALSMTEGKQRSPTEYSDLLQKHGFTLKHISHTDNLLDAMLFVKEDPNDRRTLLGCSSASIETAELE encoded by the exons ATGCTGTTAAATCCAGTAATATCCAAGCTGAGTGGAAAGCTTGTTGTCCTGGCAAGCGCATCTCCACGACGACTGGAGATTTTATCTAATGCT GGTTTACGGTTCGAGGTGGTTCCTTCTTGGTTTAAAGAAACATTGGATAAATCCTTATTTAAGAGCCCATATGACTACGCAGTGGAGACAGCCAAACAGAAGGCTTTGGAAGTGGCTCACCGGATGCCGTTT AAACACTTGAAAAGTCCAGATGTTGTGATTGGAGCAGACACTGTTGTG ACAGTTGATGGTTTGATCTTGGAGAAGCCTACAGATAAACAAGATGCTTACCGTATGCTGTCTag GTTGAGTGGTAAGGAACATAGCGTATTCACGGGTGTAGCTATTGTGCTCTGCCATGATAAAAGTG GCTCAGATACAGACTACAAAGTGGTTGATTTTTATGAAGAGACAAAAGTTAAATTTGCGGAATTATCTGAGGAGATGCTCTGGGAATACATCAACAGTGGAGAGCCCAT GGACAAAGCTGGTGGTTACGGGATCCAGGCTTTGGGTGGCATGTTGGTGGAGTATGTGAAAGGAGATTTTCTTAATGTGGTAGGCTTCCCTCTTAACCACTTCTGCAAGCAGCTGGGGTTGATTTTTAACAGCCCACCTGAGAGTCCAGCCCATAAGGTCAAACGGGAATCAGATGAGGCTTGGTCTCTGGTTAACAGCCTGTCTGAAGGTGCCGCAAATGGGGAGGTTGAGCTATTGGAAAATGGTAAAGATGTCAGTCAGTCGTCAATGCAAGAACAGATTGTGATTGG GGAGTGCAGCAGACAGGACATCCCCCACA ATGTCAGCTTACTGGATGGGTTCAAAGCTTCAAAG ACTCTATTCACAGCATCCAAACTGAAGGTGTTTGATGTATTGAACAGCTCTAACAGTCTGACATTAGAAGAGGTAGCTGGCCAAATCAACGCCTCTGTTTTAGGCACTGAGAGGCTTTTGGAAGCTGCTGTCTCTTTAGGGCTTCTAGAACGGGTCAAGCAGCAAAATACTAGTG TGTATAGAAATACAGAACAGGCCAGTCGCTTCCTGGTATCAGAGAGCCCAGAGTCATTGAATGGGTACATTCTCCACTGCAATGATATGGTGTGGCCTCTCTTCAGCCATCTAGAGAATGCTGTCAGGGAGGGCACCAGCCAACATGAGCGAGCGTTTGGGAAGAAGAATGAGGATGTGTTTCAG GATGCCTACTACAGTAAAGATGAAGTAAAGATACGATTCATGGATGCAATGCACAGCATCGCAAGGGTGACTGGAAAAGATGTGGCAACAGCGTTTGATCTTTCTCCCTACAAAACAGCTTGTGACATTGGAG GTTGCACTGGTGCCATGGCATACGAGTTTACAAAAGCACATCCTGGACTGTCAGTTATTGTATTTGACTTGCCACAAGTCATTGAGATGAGACGCCACTTTCAGCCTAAAGAGGCTGATGACAGAGTGTCATTTGTTGCAG GAGATTTCTTTAAAGATGACCTGCCTAAAGCAGACCTGTATATTCTTGCACGAATCCTCCATGATTGGTCTGATGAGAAACTGGATGTATTATTGAGTAAACTGTCCAAAATGTGCACACCAG GTTGTGGGCTTCTGGTGTCTGAGATCTTGTTGGATGAGGAAAGGAAAAGCCCAAGCCGAGCCTTGTTGCAAGCCCTCAGTATGACAGAAGGAAAGCAGAGGAGCCCCACCGAATACAGTGACTTACTGCAGAAACATGGCTTCACTCTCAAACACATCAGCCACACGGACAACCTGCTGGATGCCATGCTATTTGTGAAAGAAGACCCAAATGACAGAAGAACATTACTAGGCTGTTCTTCAGCATCCATTGAGACTGCAGAACTTGAGTGA